AGGCGCTCGATTGAGCGCCTCTTTACCTAGTTTCTCAGTTTTTTCAGAACACCGCTGAAAGACATGATCGGCTCCCCATCTGAAGTGATCATACCGCGCACAAAAATGAGAGATTTTGCTGCTCTAAGTATCTCACCATCAGCTTCGACAAGAGCTCCCGGCTTACCTGCTGATATAAATTCACTGTTAAAACCAACGGTAACACCGCCTGCCTCAGTCAAATCTTTCTTGGCGATAGCGAACAGTGCAAAATCCGCAAAGCTCATAAGAAAACCGCCATGGAGCGCACCACCGCTGTTGGCATGGCAAGGGCTGGTCCAATAAGCAGATTTATGGGTACCGTCTTCTTTTTCTTTCATAAAGAATGGACCAAGCATATTTTCATAAGGGTCTGTGTCTCCCCAAATATGATACCCTGCGGCCTCAAGCTCTTTATTCTTTTCGTTATACATGCCTATCTTCCCAATAAAAAACAGGGGCTTATGCCCCTGCTCTTTTCATATAGCTTTTGCTTTTCGGCTGTCCAGTGAAACTAAAAACGGTTATCGCCATCAAGAATGTTACCAATACCGCCAAGAAGTGAGCCCTCACCACGGTCCTGCCCACCCATTTGCGGCGCTGACGCCCAGATACGACCAGCGAGACGACTAAATGGCAAACTCTGCAACCAAACTTTTCCCGGCCCCTGAAGACGCGCGAAGAACACCCCTTCACCACCAAAGATCATGGATTTAATACCGCCTACGCGCTCAATATCCATATCTACGTCCGCTGTCATAGCCGCAAGGCAACCAGTATCAACATGCAGAACTTCACCCGGCTTCAACTCGCGTTCAATAACAGTGCCACCCACATGCACAAACGCCCAACCATCGCCATCGAGACGCTGCATAATGAAACCTTCACCGCCAAACAGGCCCGTCATAATTTTTTGCTGGAAATGGATACCTACTTGAACACCACGTGCAGCAGCAAGAAACGCATCTTTTTGGCAAATTAAGCGTCCACCATATTCATCGAGTTTAATAGGAAGAATACTACCTGGATACGGAGAAGCAAATGCCACACGTGCTTTCCCAGCACCTTCATGAGTGAATACAGTGGTAAACAGGCTTTCTCCGGTAAGGAGGCGCTTACCTGCACCAAGAAGCTTGCCCATAAAGCCACCTTCCTGGCCAGAGCCATCACCAAACACAGCGCTCATGCCAATATATTGGTCCTTGAACATCATTGCCCCTGCTTCCGCGATTGCGGATTCGCCCGGATCAAGTTCAATTTCTACAAACTGCATTTCCGAGCCTTTGATTTCAAAATCAATGTCATCGGAAACACTCGTATTCCTGGCGTGGCGTGAAACCCGAACTTCTGGAACATGCATGCTCATAATTTTCCCCTCATGCTGGCGTAATCTTCAAATTATTGTTGAAGCGCTTGACCTTACATTTAATCACGCGCACCCTTATATAAAGAAGTAACTAAATTTGAAATTTCAAGAGTGGAGCAACCTGCCATGAAAGGCATTTGGGCGCTAATTAAATCTATTGGTAAATTTATTCAGGGGCTGGGCTCACTTGCTGTAGGCCTGTTTGTATTAATTATTCTTGCTGTAGCAATTGGAGTGAACCAGCCAGAAAAACTCCCTAACGTCCCTGACGGTGCTGTTCTGGTACTTGCACCAAGTGGTGTTATTGTAGAGCAAACTGCACTACCAGACCCATTTGCCGCAGCACTTCCACAATACAACAACCAACCGCCACAGGTAAGTATCCACGATATTACAACAGCGCTAAAACGTGCCAAAAGCGATGACCGTATTGCCGCTCTTGCAATATTAACTGATTCACTTTGGGGTGCTGGCCCAAGCCACTTACATACAATTGCTGGCGCTATTGGTGATTTCAAAGAAAGCGGCAAGAAAGTTTATGCTATTTCCACCGCTTACAGCCAATCGGCCTACTTACTTGCCGCTCAAGCTGATAAAGTTTACCTGAATCCAGCAGGCAGTGTGCTGCTCTCTGGCTACGGTTCTTACCCAATATACTTCAAGAGCATGCTTGATAAAATTGGTGCTACAGTGAATGTATTCCGTGTGGGTACATATAAAGCGGCAGTTGAACCATTTATCCGTGATGATATGTCACCTGCTGCTAAAGAAGCTAACCTCGCGTTCCTTGGTGGTCTTTGGAACCAATATACATCTTCAGTTGAAAATGCTCGCAACATGGAAGCTGGTGCTATTCAGGCAAGTTTTGAAAACCTTGCAACAGATTTTGCTGCTGTAAATGGTAACTTTGGTGAATACGCAAAACAGCAAAACCTTGTTGATGAACTCGCTGCACGCATCACATGGCGTGATGCGCTGGCTGAAGAGTTTGGCTATAATGATAATGGTTCCAGCTTTAACCAGATCCATTACCGTAGCTATCTTTCTGCCACTCAAGGCATGAGAGAAACCTCTAAAAACAAAATCGCTGTGATTACCGCTCAAGGCAACATCGTTATGGGCGAAGGCCCTGTACAAGTTGCAGCAGCAGAAACGATTGTTGATTACATCCGTACTGCCCGTGAAAACAGCAATACGAAAGCTATCGTTCTTCGTGTAGACAGCCCCGGCGGTTCTGCGTTTGCTTCCGAGCTTATTCGTCAGGAACTAGCGGTAGCGCAAGAGCAAGGTATCAAGGTTATTGCCTCAATGGGTCCGGTTGCGGCCTCTGGTGGTTACTGGATTTCGGCAACAGCAGATGAAATCTGGGCGGCACCGAGCACAATTACTGGTTCAATCGGTATTTTCGGCATGCTGCCAACTTATGAAAACACATTGGATAAAATCGGCGTTCACTCAGACGGCGTTGGCACAACACCACTTGCAAGCGGCTTTAGCCCAACCCGTGCTTTGAACGATACAACGAAAATGCTTATTCAGGGTTCTATTGAAAATGGTTATGACGAATTCCTAAGCCTTGTGGCTCGTGGTCGTAACATGAGCAAAGAAGATGTAGATAAGATCGCCCAAGGCCGTGTGTGGATTGGTGAAACAGCCAAGGAACTCGGACTGGTTGACCATCTTGGTGGTTTTGATGATGCTGTTAAAGCAGCTGCGACAGCTGCTGGCGTTGATGATTATGAAGTTGTTTTCTACCGGGAGAAAATCGATCCATTCGATCAACTGCTTCTTGATATGCTGAATTCAACGGTTGGTATTGACGGCATTGGTAATGGGCAAACATCTACCATCACCAAGCTTCTTCAGAAAACCGAAGGCCTTCAGGAAAGCATTGAATTCCTGACAACACTCAACGATCCGCAAAACCGTTATGTAGTTTGTATGACATGTGAGGTACGCCAATGACATCCGACGTAACTAAAACTGATGAAGAGTGGCGTGAAGAGCTAACACCTGAAGAGTATCAGGTTTGCAGATGCGGGGGCACAGAGCCCCCCTTCTCTGGCAAATACTGGAACACGAAGGATGATGGCATTTACCACTGCACCGCATGTGATGCCCCACTTTTTGATAGCGAGACCAAATATGATAGCGGGTCTGGCTGGCCAAGCTTTTGGGCTGGTATTGAAAGCGGCGCGATTACAGAGAAACGAGATACAAGCCACGGTATGATCCGTACGGAAATTACATGTGCTAAATGTGATAGTCATTTAGGCCATGTTTTCCCTGATGGTCCCCAACCCACAGGCCTTCGTTACTGTACGAATTCCGCATCTTTAAATTTGAAACCAAAATCGTAGCGTTTCACAAATTCGAACACAGGTTCCCGATTTAGTTCTCTACAGAGATTAAAATCAAACACCTATCTTTGCCTCAAGCGAACAAAAGCTAAGAGGCAAAGATCATGACACACACTAAACTTCTACGTATCGATAGCAGCGCCCGTACTGAGGCATCTGTAAGCCGTATGCTTGCAGATAAGCTAATCGATCACCTTTCACCAGCAACCGTAATCAGCAGAGATGTGGCAGGCACAATGCCCTTCATTGATGAAAGCTGGGTTGGCGCAAACTTCACACCGCCTGAAGACCGTACAGATGAGCAGAAGGAAAGACTGACTTTCTCCGATGAACTTATCTCAGAATTGAAAGCTGCTGATACCATCGTCATTTCATCTCCAGCTTATAATTTCAGCGTTCCAGCAAGCCTGAAAGCATGGATTGATCTGGTATGCCGTGCAGGCGTTACATTTCGTTATACGGAAAACGGCCCTGAAGGCATTCTGGAACAAGGCAAGAAGGCCTATATCGTGTTTACATCTGGCGGTACGCCTGCTGGTGCGGATTATGACTATGCAACATCATACCTGAAGCACATTATGAGTTTTATCGGTATTTATGATGTGACGATCGTGGCTGCTGACCAGCTTGGTCAAAACGCAGACGAAAAAATTGAAGCCGCTATGAAAACAATCACAGAGGTAGCAGCGTAATCCTATCTTACACCGGGCAGTAGCTTTCCCCTATTCTCCTCCTTAGAGCTGCTGCCTGTTTTTATAGATCTTTCAAACCTTCAAAAATAGCTGCGCTAAGCCCCACCATCATCAATAGGGTATAACTCACCCAGATAAAGCCCGCTTTGAAAAAGGCGCGTAACCAGCCTTGGTTCTGCCCTACCTTCAATGAAATAATCAGATAAAGCGAGGCCCCCCACCAGAAGAGCATAAACCCAGATTCGCCACCAAAAACAGGGACCACCACAATTAAGGCTGAAAACAGCAAAAACAGGAAGCTGTGGAAATGAAGCGAGAATACAAGCTGGTGAATATAGACCCGCTTTTTGCCCCAGTGGAATAAACGAAGGATCAGCGCGAAAAGCGGTACCATCACAAACAGGGTCTTTGGCAGCCATTCGTTAAACAGATCATTAAACCGTCTTGGTTCTTTTAGTGCACGAGCCAGCCCTCTCACTACCTCTTTTGCGGTATCGGAATTATCATCACTATTCAGGAATTTATCCAAATCTTCCTGCTTAATGCCTTCATATTCCTCATCCGGCTTATGCACAAACATGCGTACAGATACATAATAGGGAAACTTATCCCCAAAAATATCCAAATCGCTTTCACCTTGTGCAACGCGAACACGTTCTTCCGCTTCTTCAATTTGATCTTTAGCTCCCAACAGGGCTTCCCGCACCTTGGCTTTATCCTCATCAGACATTTCCACCGGCAAATCGGCTATCTGCTTTTCAATATCGTTGAGAGTTTCATCAAATTTCTGATCTCTGCGGCTCTGCCCCTTAACTCCCTCCTTGAAACCCTGAAGGAATTCACCAACCATCGTCTGGCTTTCTTCGTCTTCAGGCTTAGTTGAAGCTGCCTCAGGCTCAGCTTTCGCCGGTACAGCTTTACTTTGTTCGCCTTCCTCATTTTTTGGCTCGTAATTATTAAAGCCCGTCACCAGATCATCGATCGCTGATCTGTTCTTCCCATCATCCTGCACTGTAGGCGGCGGTGGTGTATCGGGCGTGTTTCCTTCGGAGCTTTCAGAAACTACGGGCGTTTCAGGCGGGGCATCTTTTGCCGTCAACTTGATATCCAGGATCAGAATATCAAACAGCCAAAGAATGGCGAAAAACATGATCGAAACGGAAAGGTAGAGCCGAAGCGGCGGCACAAAACGAGCCCTTCGCCCCATACTATATGCCCGTGTTAATCCCCCCGGCACCAGAAGGATCAGGAAGATACTTTTGATCAACCTGCTATCAGCAGAGAAAACATTATCAAGAAGTTCACGGAAAAAAGTCCAGATAGGGCGGCGAAGGTCGTCATCCTTTTGCCCGCATATATGGCAAAACGGCCCCGTGAGCGGAACCTTACAGTTCATACAGCTTTGGCCTGTACCTTTTTTATCTTCCTCGATAACACGGTATGACTGCTGTGTATCACGTTCGCTGCGCAAGCGTTTACGTCTTAATTCAATGGACCATTTTCGAAAAATAGAAAACATCGCTGATACCCCTCTAAAGCCTTATATATCATAAGAAAAAGAGAGGTCCAGCATTTCAAACTGCTTGGGTGCTATGCTTAACCAGCACGCCCAAGCGCCTGATCAGATACAAATGGGTTGCTTTGTCGCTCTGCTCCAAATGTTGAAAGCGGGCCATGCCCCGGTACAAATGTAACGTCGTTACCAAGCGGCCAAAGCTTGGTTGTAATTGCTGTGATCAAGGTCTGCAAATCGCCACGTGGGAAATCTGTGCGGCCGATCGACCCTTGGAACAACACATCGCCAACGAAGGCAACTTTGTGGGCTTCATTATAGAAAACCACGTGCCCCGGCGTATGCCCCGGCGTGAAAATAACTTTCAGGGTTTGGTTGCCAACCTGAATTTCTTCACCGTCATCAAGCCACTGATCCGGTGTACAGCAGCGCAAGCCTGCCATCCCGTAATTGGCTGCATGTTCTTCAATCTGATCAAGCCAGAATTTATCTTCCTTATGCGGCCCAATGATCGGCAGATTAAGCTTTTCCTTGATGTCAGCTGCGCCGCCAGCGTGGTCCAGATGGCCGTGAGTAAGTAGCAGCTTGGTAAGTTTCACACCCAATTTTTCAACATGTGCCAGCAGTTTTTCGTGATCTCCACCCGGGTCCACGAGCGCGCCTTCCATGGTTTCATCACACCAGATAATGCTGCAATTCTGTGAGAAAGACGTTACGGGAATAATCTGAGCTTTAAGCATGACATACCTTAATAAAACTGTTGGCCTTGGTGGCTAAAATAAAGCCTGATGTAAAAAAGAAAAGCCTTGCTGATAAAAATCTCGGTGATACACAGGTTGATATAGAGGTTAAGGGAAATTTATGAACCGTCTTTTTGCATTCATTGCTGTATTCATACTGGCAAGCTGCAGTGTCGTTACACTGCCAATTAAGGTTGCGACCAAAACTGTTGAAACGGCCGTAGACGTAACAGCTACAACAGTTGATATCATCACACCTGATGGCGGCGATGATGATAAAGAAGACAAAGAAGGTAAACCTCAAGAGCACCTTCTCCCATGAGCCGCATATACGATATCAGCCAACGCATAAGATCAGACATACCTGTTTGGCCCGGAGATCGGGAATTCTCATTAACACGCACCTGGAACATCGATTCAGAAAGCCCAGTGAATGTGAGCGAGATAACCCTGTCAACGCACACCGGCACACATGCCGATGCCCGGCTTCATTTTGATGATAATGGGACGGACTGTGCGGACACCAACCTAGCGCCTTATATTGGCCCAGCTTACGTTCTTGATCTGTCAGACAAAATAAACAGCCTAGTAGAACCAGAGCATCTACAGGCACTCCCTAAAACTGTGGACCGTGTTCTAGTAAAACTGTTTAAAGAGTTCCCTCACGACGGTTGGAAACCAGATTTTCCAGCAATCAGCCCAGACGCAATTGCCTTACTCGCCGAAAAAGGCTGTCAGCTCATTGGCACCGATGTGCCCTCGCTTGATCCACAGGAAAGCAAAACACTGGATGCTCACTTTGCTGTAGACAAAGCAAGCATGG
This DNA window, taken from Kordiimonas sp. SCSIO 12603, encodes the following:
- a CDS encoding TIGR00266 family protein encodes the protein MSMHVPEVRVSRHARNTSVSDDIDFEIKGSEMQFVEIELDPGESAIAEAGAMMFKDQYIGMSAVFGDGSGQEGGFMGKLLGAGKRLLTGESLFTTVFTHEGAGKARVAFASPYPGSILPIKLDEYGGRLICQKDAFLAAARGVQVGIHFQQKIMTGLFGGEGFIMQRLDGDGWAFVHVGGTVIERELKPGEVLHVDTGCLAAMTADVDMDIERVGGIKSMIFGGEGVFFARLQGPGKVWLQSLPFSRLAGRIWASAPQMGGQDRGEGSLLGGIGNILDGDNRF
- the msrB gene encoding peptide-methionine (R)-S-oxide reductase MsrB is translated as MTSDVTKTDEEWREELTPEEYQVCRCGGTEPPFSGKYWNTKDDGIYHCTACDAPLFDSETKYDSGSGWPSFWAGIESGAITEKRDTSHGMIRTEITCAKCDSHLGHVFPDGPQPTGLRYCTNSASLNLKPKS
- a CDS encoding PaaI family thioesterase encodes the protein MYNEKNKELEAAGYHIWGDTDPYENMLGPFFMKEKEDGTHKSAYWTSPCHANSGGALHGGFLMSFADFALFAIAKKDLTEAGGVTVGFNSEFISAGKPGALVEADGEILRAAKSLIFVRGMITSDGEPIMSFSGVLKKLRN
- a CDS encoding DUF3667 domain-containing protein → MFSIFRKWSIELRRKRLRSERDTQQSYRVIEEDKKGTGQSCMNCKVPLTGPFCHICGQKDDDLRRPIWTFFRELLDNVFSADSRLIKSIFLILLVPGGLTRAYSMGRRARFVPPLRLYLSVSIMFFAILWLFDILILDIKLTAKDAPPETPVVSESSEGNTPDTPPPPTVQDDGKNRSAIDDLVTGFNNYEPKNEEGEQSKAVPAKAEPEAASTKPEDEESQTMVGEFLQGFKEGVKGQSRRDQKFDETLNDIEKQIADLPVEMSDEDKAKVREALLGAKDQIEEAEERVRVAQGESDLDIFGDKFPYYVSVRMFVHKPDEEYEGIKQEDLDKFLNSDDNSDTAKEVVRGLARALKEPRRFNDLFNEWLPKTLFVMVPLFALILRLFHWGKKRVYIHQLVFSLHFHSFLFLLFSALIVVVPVFGGESGFMLFWWGASLYLIISLKVGQNQGWLRAFFKAGFIWVSYTLLMMVGLSAAIFEGLKDL
- a CDS encoding MBL fold metallo-hydrolase, which translates into the protein MLKAQIIPVTSFSQNCSIIWCDETMEGALVDPGGDHEKLLAHVEKLGVKLTKLLLTHGHLDHAGGAADIKEKLNLPIIGPHKEDKFWLDQIEEHAANYGMAGLRCCTPDQWLDDGEEIQVGNQTLKVIFTPGHTPGHVVFYNEAHKVAFVGDVLFQGSIGRTDFPRGDLQTLITAITTKLWPLGNDVTFVPGHGPLSTFGAERQSNPFVSDQALGRAG
- the kynB gene encoding arylformamidase, which gives rise to MSRIYDISQRIRSDIPVWPGDREFSLTRTWNIDSESPVNVSEITLSTHTGTHADARLHFDDNGTDCADTNLAPYIGPAYVLDLSDKINSLVEPEHLQALPKTVDRVLVKLFKEFPHDGWKPDFPAISPDAIALLAEKGCQLIGTDVPSLDPQESKTLDAHFAVDKASMAILEGLVLDDVPEGLYELIALPLKIEGADGSPVRAILRTL
- a CDS encoding FMN-dependent NADH-azoreductase, with the protein product MTHTKLLRIDSSARTEASVSRMLADKLIDHLSPATVISRDVAGTMPFIDESWVGANFTPPEDRTDEQKERLTFSDELISELKAADTIVISSPAYNFSVPASLKAWIDLVCRAGVTFRYTENGPEGILEQGKKAYIVFTSGGTPAGADYDYATSYLKHIMSFIGIYDVTIVAADQLGQNADEKIEAAMKTITEVAA
- the sppA gene encoding signal peptide peptidase SppA — encoded protein: MKGIWALIKSIGKFIQGLGSLAVGLFVLIILAVAIGVNQPEKLPNVPDGAVLVLAPSGVIVEQTALPDPFAAALPQYNNQPPQVSIHDITTALKRAKSDDRIAALAILTDSLWGAGPSHLHTIAGAIGDFKESGKKVYAISTAYSQSAYLLAAQADKVYLNPAGSVLLSGYGSYPIYFKSMLDKIGATVNVFRVGTYKAAVEPFIRDDMSPAAKEANLAFLGGLWNQYTSSVENARNMEAGAIQASFENLATDFAAVNGNFGEYAKQQNLVDELAARITWRDALAEEFGYNDNGSSFNQIHYRSYLSATQGMRETSKNKIAVITAQGNIVMGEGPVQVAAAETIVDYIRTARENSNTKAIVLRVDSPGGSAFASELIRQELAVAQEQGIKVIASMGPVAASGGYWISATADEIWAAPSTITGSIGIFGMLPTYENTLDKIGVHSDGVGTTPLASGFSPTRALNDTTKMLIQGSIENGYDEFLSLVARGRNMSKEDVDKIAQGRVWIGETAKELGLVDHLGGFDDAVKAAATAAGVDDYEVVFYREKIDPFDQLLLDMLNSTVGIDGIGNGQTSTITKLLQKTEGLQESIEFLTTLNDPQNRYVVCMTCEVRQ